One Ricinus communis isolate WT05 ecotype wild-type chromosome 7, ASM1957865v1, whole genome shotgun sequence genomic region harbors:
- the LOC8263554 gene encoding probable E3 ubiquitin-protein ligase XERICO — protein sequence MGLSSLPAPSEGVLCVLLVNTALSISIFKGIVRSILHIVGIRLSSSSSSTASSDYNEDPTDLFEFRLPPSESYINEFRSRTPATRFDSVCRCKQIEHDCSVCLTRFEPESEINCLSCGHLFHKVCLEKWLDYWNVTCPLCRSPVIPSEEDTSSCFW from the coding sequence ATGGGTCTCTCAAGTCTTCCAGCTCCATCTGAAGGAGTGCTTTGCGTGCTTTTGGTGAACACTGCCTTGTCAATCTCCATTTTCAAGGGGATAGTCAGATCAATTCTCCACATTGTTGGAATCCGTTTATCATCCTCATCATCTTCAACCGCATCATCAGATTATAATGAAGACCCTACAGACTTATTTGAATTTCGTTTGCCCCCATCCGAGAGTTACATTAATGAGTTCCGGAGCAGGACTCCTGCAACCCGATTTGATTCGGTGTGTAGGTGTAAGCAGATTGAACATGACTGCTCGGTTTGCTTGACTAGGTTCGAGCCAGAATCAGAGATAAACTGCTTGTCTTGTGGCCACCTTTTCCACAAGGTGTGCTTGGAGAAGTGGTTGGATTATTGGAATGTCACCTGTCCTCTTTGCAGGTCTCCTGTGATACCTTCTGAAGAGGATACATCTTCATGCTTTTGGTGA